GAAATTGCAGAAGCCAGAAAACCCGGTCAGTTTATCATCCTTCAGATGGGAGGGGATTTCAATGAGAGAATTCCTTTGACCATTGCTGATGCCAATGCAAAGGAAGGTTCCATAACCTTGATTTTTCAAGCGGTTGGAGAAACCACTCATCGGCTTGCTATGCTTGAAGTCGGGGATGAAATCGAGAATTTGCTTGGTCCCTTGGGAAAGCCCACCGATATCGAGAACTTTGGAAAGGTTGTGTGCGTAGGTGGCGGTATCGGGGTTGCCCCCCTTCATCCAATTGTACAGGGAATGAAAGCAGCAGGAAACGAAGTCAAGGTAATCATGGGTGCAAGGACTAAGGACTTGATCATCATGGAAGAAGAGATGCGTTCCATTGCCGATGAAGTAATCATCTGTACCGACGACGGCTCCTATGGCCAGAAAGCTTTGGTTACCGTACCTTTGAAGGAACTCTGTGAGACTTGGAAACCCGACTGTGTCGTCATTATCGGACCTCCTATCATGATGAAATTTGCAGCTTTGACCACCAAGCCATATGGTATCCATACCATAGTTTCTCTTAATACCATCATGATTGACGGTACCGGTATGTGTGGTGGTTGCCGGGTAAGCATCGGTGGAAAGACCAAGTTTGTCTGTGTCGATGGCCCGGAATTCGATGGTCACCTGGTTGATTGGGATAATATGCTTCTACGTCTTGGCACCTATAAGAGCAAAGAACAGGAAGCCCATCATAAGTGTCACATTGGTCTGCATATTACCGAAGGAGAGGCTTAAACCATGCATGTTTCCATTGAAGAACTGGATCTCCAGGCAAAAGAAGTATTGAAAAAGTTTGATAACGTTACTCTTACGGCAAAGGACCGTGGGCAGATTCCGATGCAGGAAATGCCTACCCAGGATCCTTCGGTCCGTGTTACCAACATGCAGGAAGTTGCCCTCGGGTATACTGACAGCCAAGTCAGGGCCGAAGCCCTGAGGTGCCTGCAGTGCAAGAACAAGCCTTGTATCCAGGGTTGTCCCGTCTCCATCGATATTCCTGGCTTTATTGCTGAAGCTGCAAAGGGTAACTATGAGAAGTCTGTCGATATAATTAAGCAGAGCAGTCTCCTTCCTTCCATCTGTGGGCGTGTATGTCCCCAGGAAAGCCAGTGCCAGAAGTATTGTACGGTCGGAAAAATATATAAGGATGTCGATCAGTCTGTATCCATTGGCCGTATCGAACGGTTTGTTGCCGATTATGCACGTGAAAACGGGTGTGAGACAATTCCTCCTGTTGCCCCGGAAACCGGAAAGAAAGTTGCCATTGTAGGAACAGGTCCTGCAGGGATTGCCGCTGCTGCCGATTTACGCAGGGAAGGGCACACTGTGGTGATGTTCGAGGCTCTGCATAAAGCTGGTGGAGTTCTTGTCTATGGTATTCCTGAGTTCAGGCTTCCCAAGAAAATTGTCCAGCATGAGTTGGATAATCTCAAAGAAATGGGTGTTGAGATCAGGCGGAATTACCTGGTTGGCAAGACCAGAAAGATTTCCGACCTTATGGAAAAAGACGGTTTCGATGCTGTGTTTGTAGGTTCCGGTGCCGGTCTTCCCAAATTTATGGGTATCGAGGGCGAAAACTATATCGGTGTCTTCTCTGCAAATGAATACCTCACCAGAAGCAATCTGATGAAAGCCTATTCAATCGGCGATTCCTTGACTCCTCTTTACGATTCAAAAAAGGTTGCAGTCTTTGGCGGTGGTAACGTCGCAATGGATGCTGCCCGTACGGCAAAACGGCTTGGCGCCGAAGAGGTTTCCATTGTCTATCGCCGTACTGAATTTGAAATGCCGGCAAGAAAGGAAGAGGTAGGCCATGCAAAGGAAGAAGGGGTAAACTTCATGTTCCTGCATGCTCCCCTTGAAATTGTTGCCAATGAGCAGGGTAGGGTCAATGGGGTAAAGCTCATCGCCTGTGAGCTTGGTGAAAGCGATGCCTCCGGCCGTCGTTCTCCCGTGGAAATCCCGGGAAGCGAGAAGTTATATGATTTCGATACAGTTATTGTTGCAATCGGTAATGCCAGCAATCCTCTGATCAAGGCAACCACGGATGGCATCGAGGTGGATAGGCGCGGTAATTTCATCGTTAATGAAGATACCTGTGAAACGACGCTTCCCGGTGTTTATGCCGGCGGCGATATTGTCCTCGGGGCCGCTACGGTAATTCTTGCCATGGGGCAAGGTCGAAAAGCTGCGAAGGCAATGAATGAATATCTCTCTACAAAGTAATAAATTATATTCACATGGCGCCTGCATTTCCTTTGCAGGCGCCATGTCTTGAAACACCTTCCATCATTGTGTATAGTTACACTCGTGATTATTCATAGCGATTGCCAATCGGTAATCTGTCAACTCCAAGAAAACGATAAGAAAAAAGCCATTTTGGAAGTGATAGATTCCTGTTCTATATTTCAGAGTCTTCCTGATGTTGAACGCTTCAAACGAGGTGTGCTTCGTCGCGAACGCATCGAAACTACCGGTATTGGGCATGGAGTAGCCATTGCACATGGGAAAATCCTTGGCCTTGACTCGGTGAAGATAGCCTTAGGGCTCAGTACAAAGGGGATAGACTTTGCATCAAAGGATGGGCTACCTGTCCATTTGCTGTTTGTCATTGCCTCAAGTCCTTCCATCCAGATTGAATATCTCCGCGCTCTCAGTGCAATTTTGCAGAGTGTCCGTACTGAACAGGTACGTGAACATTTGCTCGCACTCAAGGATCTTGGTCACGATGAACGTTGTGAGAGATTTTTTTCTATGATGTCGTCGCAGAACTTTGTCTGGCTATGCAAAACCCAGAAAGATTAGTAAAAAATACCGTTTACGAGGACTTTGTTAACGTTTTTATCAAACTTTTCTACAGGAATATCATCAAAGAATTGGTATCTCCTGCAAATGCCTATGGTCATGACCGAAGGATAGCGGTTTAAAAACCTGTCATAATACCCCATCCCTCTTCCCAGCCTTTGTTTGAGTTTGGAAAAAGCCAACGCAGGAACAAGAATGATGGAATGCTCATCTGGTTCAATGATGTGTTCGCAGATTGGTTCTGCAATGTTTCTCGATGATCTGACCAGTCCTTTGTTCCAGACTTTTTCTGCAAGGCAGAATTCCATAAGCCCTTCATCGAGACATCTGGGAAGGGCCAGTCTTTTTTCTTTGACTGCGATATCTAAAAATTTATTGATATTCACTTCGCTGGGAAGGGGTACGAAGGCAAAGACTGAGGTTGCGTTTTTATACTCGTCACAAGCAAGCAAGGCTTCAATGCTTGCATTATCTTCTTCTGAGAAATCATGGTCCTTGTTGTCGAGTGCTTCTTTTTGAAGCAGTATTCGTAGCTCCTTCTTTGTAACCATAGCCATATTATAGCATGTACCCTGCTATCACAAGCAAGATGGTGGCAACAAGGAGGATTCCGTCTGGTTTTCCATATCCGAGGGTCTGCCTTTCTCGCCCAGGGTCAAAGGCCCTTGCATCGAGGGCTGAAGCGAGATCCTCGCTGCGGTCCAACAGCAAGGAAAAAATGCTGCCACCTAAATCCGATAGGGTGCGTATCGGGTTCCCTGTCCTTGCCTGCCGGGACTTTCTGGCAGCCGTTACTTGTTCTGTCACATCAAAGATGATCGGTACCAAAGAAAGGGTCAGCTCGATGCTGCTTGCAATTTCCCAGCCTTTCACAAAAGGTATCCTTTCCAGGATTGAACCAAGGGATCGGGCAAGGTCGTCAGGGGCAGTGGAGTCTGCGAGCAACATGCCAGATAGTATGATTGCAAAAAAACGTACGCATGCTGCTGCGGCCTGTTGTGCGTCATGGGTAGAAAAAAAAGTGGTCAGGGCTATGAGCAATGCCATGAAACCGAAGAATTTCAGCTCCCTTCCATAGGAGCGTACTGGTAACCTTTGCAGTAAGGCAAGCAGGATGAGGGGAGTGAGCAGGACAAGGGCGGTAATCAGGGGGGCTTTCACGAGTGGGAAACAGAGGGCGATGACGCAGCCGAACTTTGTTACCGGGTTGCTTGCATTGAGGAAGCTCTTTCTGTCCCGGAAATGGAAGATCATTGCTTCAGCCATGTAAGCTCCTCGATTTTGGCCTGCAAAGGAACGTATACCCCATGCTCAGGCAAGAGCGGAAGGATATCGATTGCTTTACCGTCTGCAATCACGCTTCCTTTTTCCAGGAGTATGGTTTGGTCTGTGTATGCAAGGATTTTCTCCACTTCATGGCTGACTAGAATGATGGTATGCCCTGCCTCATGCAGTTTGAGGAGGGTCTTTATAACCTGGAGGACCGACGGATAGTCAAGGTTGGCAAACGGTTCATCCATGATGAGAAGCTTTGGGTCCATGACCAGGACCCCGGCAATAGACAGGCGGCGTTTCTCACCACCGCTGAGTGTCCGGGGTCTTTGCTTGAACTGCTCTTTCAGTCCCATGAGGGTTCCGACTTCCTCGAGTCGTCTCATTTGTTCTTCTTGGGGGAGGCGAAGGTTCTCTACACCGAAGAGAATATCTCTCTCCACTGTCTGGCCGACGATTTGGCTATCTGCATCCTGGAAGACGAGACCGATTGAATCCAAGCGCTTTTTTGGGGCTCTGGTGACGTCCTGTCCCTCGATAGTAACTGTTCCCTCCGTTGGTTTGAGCAGGCCTTTTACACATTTGAGCAAAAGGCTCTTTCCGGAACCGTTTGGACCGGTAAGCAAAACGAAGGCTCCTTTCTCGATGGAGAAGGAGATGTTCTTGAGAATCGGTTTGTTTTTTTCAAACCCAAAACTAAGATTGTGTACCTGCAATATAGGCTCTTGTTGTTGTGTCATGTTCAAATTGACTGTACCAGATGTACCTTCTTTGAACAAGATAAACAAAAGGGTGCAGGTGCAAAAGGAAAACGCTAGAGTCGATCTGGGCAGAATACAGGAACAAGTTCTCCCAGTCCATCGAATGTCTGGTAGAAAGACTTGAGGATTCGCTGTAGTCCTGTGACTGATTTATGGGATATGAGGTAACAGCCAGCATAAAAGGTGTTATATAAAAACAGCGACGCTAGCAAATAACAACGACTGAGAAACGAGGCATGAAAAATTGAGAAACTGTCAAAACCTTTGATTTTTAGACTGCAAACTATACTTGACTCAGCTATATATGTTGGAAAAATTATTTATTAGCAATTTGAATCAGCCGAAAGAATCAAAATAGCATTTTGCCATCATTCACTGGTGACTGTTGATTCATGTTACAAAGCAAGGTTTCAATGTCCTGTCTGCTTGCAAGATCATAGGAAAAGGCACTTGCACTACCTGCACAAACCCCCATACGGAGAGCTTGTTTATAATCACCAGTTTTTAAATATCCTGCCAAGAATCCAGCAACCATGGAATCTCCCGCTCCTATGGTGTTAAGCACTTTTCCTTTAGGAGCATCACATTGGTGGACTGTCCCAAATTCATCTATGAGTATTGCACCTTTTTTCCCCAGTGATACTAAAACATTTTTTGCCCCACTGTCCTGGAGTTTTTTCCCATAGGTTATTGAATCTGCAATCCCAGAAATTTTTACTCCAAAAATTTCACCCAATTCAATATCGTTTGGTTTTATAAGAAAGGGATGGTAAGGAAGCACATTAAGAAGTAAATGATTTGTAGCATCTACAATTGTCTTTATTTTTTTTCCCTGCAAATGGCATAGAATATCTTCATAAATAGTTTGAGGTACCATCGGGGGGATGCTTCCCGCTAGAACTAGACAATCAGCTTCAGAAAGCAGATCGAGTTTTGCATAGAGTAATTCAATATCTTTCTTGTCGATTTCTGGTCCTCTTCCGTTGATTTCACTTTCTGTGTTGGCGGTACGTATTTTCACGTTGATTCTCGTAAAACCGTTGGCTACTTGAATGAAGTCAGCTTGAATCCTTCTTTGATGCAATAAATGAGTCAAAGCTGTTCCCGTAAACCCCGCTTCAAACCCATAGGCAATGGTATCGATCCCAAGAGCATGTAGCACAATGGAAACATTGATTCCTTTCCCGCCAGGGAAAATCTTCTCAGTATTTGTCCTGTTCAAGGCTCCCAAGATAAAAGAGTCGACAGAGATTACATAGTCTAACGAAGGATTGAAAGTAACAGTAGCTATCATGAATTCTCCTCAACAAATCAATAGAAATGACATAGATAATTACAAATGCTTTATAAGTAAATAACCTCGATTTTATGTAAGCTAATGCCACTTATCTGATGATGGACCATTATTTTTCCACTGCAAGACCGTGAATTGTCTAAAGCAATTCACAATCTTGTCAATGAAGTTTAGCTAATTATTATCTTGAAGAAAGGCTTAGCGATTCACTTCAGCCCAAAGCTGATTCCAATGGTCTGTCATTTTGGTCTTGTTTTTCATCAAATACTCATAATCCAAATCAACAAGTCCCAAAGTGTCACTATTAGGTAAGCTGCTTGGTTTGCATAACTTGTTGGAACCACGACCGGCTAAGTCGGTACGCATATTCTGGAAATCAGTTGAAGCCAACAGATCAATCATAGCTTTTGCGGCTACCAAATTGGGAGCATCTTTCACGATTGCCGCTCCTCCAGGCATTGCTGTGTTTCCTTCGTTCATATAGATGATTTGCATAGTGGCACCACCCCCAGCGATAATACCTGCAGGTGTCGATTCATATGACAAACCGACTGCATATTCACCTTCGTTGACTAAGTTATATACATCTTTGGAGGAATTAGTTGAGAAGCTATTCTCCATCAGTTGTTTTACATAAGTCCATCCTTTTTCGTCATCGAACTTATCTCCCATCACTGCCAAGATTGTCTGCAATTGCCTCCAGCCAGACGAAGATGCAGAGGGATCTGCCAGAATAATTTTTCCTTTCAACGCAGGTTGAAGCAGATCTTTATAACCCTTTACCGAAACTCCGAGCTGTTTCAATACGTTTGGATTCACAACTAAACACATGACCTGTACATCATAAAATGTATAGTACTCGGATGGGTCGTGGAATCCTTGTTCTTTGTCTAGGGTTGAGGTATAGGGTTGAAGAATATCATGGTATTTTTCACCATCAGCTGCAAACATTCCTCCAATAACCACATCAGCACCACTTGTTGCATCACTCCGGATCTTTGTAGCCAAAGTACCCACAGAATCGGCAACGATTTCGATTTTGCACTTTGGATAACATTCCTTCCACAGTTTCAATAATAATTCCTGCTGTGTCTCTTCCATTGTAGTGTACACCGTCAATGTTCCTGTAACCTCATCAACCCCTTTTGCCCAATCAGGTCGATCAGTAGTGGTTATAGGAGTCTTCGACTCGTTTGTCCCATTCGCAAATGCGAATCCAAGTGCCATGACAAAAATCAACGATATTGCCAGCATCTTCTTTCTCATGATATCCTCCATTTTTTAATCTGAAAGAATTTCTTTCAGAATTGTTCCCAATTCAATTACATCCGTACGTTTTCGATCTTGGTAAATTTTAAGTAAACCATAAGGCATATGATGGTTAGGATTGTAGTCACTGTTGCAAAGGCTGCCGCTACCCCGTATATACCGTTGTTGATTGCCACATAAGTACCGATTGTCAATGTTATTGTTCGATTGTTGTACAGGATGACTCCACTCGACATTTCCGTGATGATTGAAACCCAACTTAATACTGCTCCTGAAATAATTCCACTGGACATCATAGGAACAGTAATTTTAACAAATGATTTCAGCTTGGAAGCCCCTAAGCTCAAGGCTGCCTCTTCAATGCTTGGACTGATTTTCATCATTGCGGCAGTTGCCGAACGGCTGGTAAATGGCAACCTGCGTATTGCCAAAGCTATTACCATAATTACCAGTGTACCTGCAATGCAGAAAGGCTTATGGCTATAAACGATTACCAAAGCAATGCCGATTACTGCTCCTGGCATGATATAGGGTAGCATAGAGATTGTATCGATGAGGTTACTGATTGCATTTCCTTTTCTTACTACCAGATATGCAATTAAAACAGCCAGCACCACGATAATAGCTAATGTGAATATACTGATTATCAGAGTATTGTTTGTAGCTCTAAGTAAGTTTTTTGAGAACGCCTTCTGATAGTTTACAAGAGAATACCCATTCAATAATATGCTGTTGTTATACTTTCTGAAGGACATATAAATGATATATAGTTGAGGCAACATGGAAATCGCTACCAAGGCATAACAATAAATATGCATCAAAATGCCTGAAGCATGGTGGCATTCTTTCTGTTCAATGGGATGCATCGCACTAATGGTAAATTTGAATTTGCTTGTTGCTATTTTCTGAAGCAAGAAAAAGAAGCCAGTAACAATCACAGCAATAATACTAATTGCAGAGGCAAAATGATAATCTGCACCATTTTCTCCCAAGTATTCATTATAAATCAACACCGGAAAAGTTGTATATCCTCTTCCGATAAGCAAAGGGGTACCGAAATCTGCGAAGGAGCGCATAAAGACAAGCAAAGCAGCAGCCAATATAGTCGGCATGGTTAATGTTATCAGTATTTTGAAGAATCTATTGACTCCCTTGCATCCCATACTTTCAGCAGCTTCCATCAGAGAGTTGTCAACATCCCTAAAAGCTCCATTCATATAAATAACTACCAAGGGAAATAATTTCATGGTTTGTACCAATACAATTCCACCAAACCCATAGATGCTCACATTATTGATACCAATCGTTTTCAATAAATTAGTTAGAAGTCCATTATTTCCCAGTAACAGAATCCAAGCATACGCTCCTATAAAAGGTGCAGACATGGTACAGAGTAAGCAAAGGATAAAAAGTAGTTTTCTTCCTTTCATTTTATAGAAAGAATAGAAATAGGCAAATGGGATCCCTAGGAGTAAACAAAGGGCCATAGAGAAAAAGGCTATCTTGAAACTATTGAATATGGTGGAGTAGTAGTAGCTCTTTCCAAAAAACCTTGCAAACGCATCCAAGGAAAACCTGCCATCAGAAGTAACCACAGCTTCTTTTAGTAAACCCGCAATCGGAAATACCAAGAATACTACGAAAAGGGCCAAGATGCCGAATGAAGTCATATTCCAGAATTCAAATAATTTATGTCTTTTCATTATCTTCATTTCTTTACCATCCAATCCATGTCTTGCATAAGACTCTTACCGGTTGTGGCATCGAATATGTTTATTTTGGCGATATTTACATTCAAAAAAATTTGACTACCGGCAGGAAGAATTGATTCGAAATCTGATTCCTTTATTATCTCTGCCTCTTCGTTTGTATCAAGTTTAACAAAATAATGAGTATTTAATCCTAGAAATATGCTATCTTCAATAGTTGCTTTAATACATTTTTCCTGAGGTTGCGTATTGATTATCAATTCTTCAGGACGACAGGATACCAAAACATTTTCATCCGATACTTTTTTTGGATCGATCTTATCGACAGAAATTCTATAGCCATTAGAGAACTCCAATTCAAAGCCGTGGTTGCCTTGAAATAGTTTCCCCTCAAGCAAATTTGATTTTCCTATGAACGTTGCAACAAATAGATCAGCCGGACGCATATAAATATCTTGCGGTCTTCCGCATTGATGAATGATTCCATCCTTCATGACAGCAATACGATTGGAAATCGCCATAGCTTCCTCTTGGTCATGAGTCACGTACACTGTAGTAATTCCAACATTTTTTTGAATTGCCTTGATAACAGAGCGCATCTCCACCCTGAGTTTTGCATCAAGGTTTGAGAGCGGTTCATCCATCAATAACACATCGGGTTGAATAACCAAAGCACGGGCAAGAGCTACTCGCTGTTGTTGTCCACCGGAAAGTCTATCAGGCATTCTGTCTGCATATTCATCTACATGAACTAGTTTTAAGAACTTGTCAGTTTCCCTTTTGGTTATATCAGCGGGGACTTTCCTGCTGCGCAACCCGAATTCAACATTTTTACGGACTGTCATATTAGGGAAAATTGCATAGTTCTGGAAGACCATCCCAATATTCCTCTTATCAGGCTCTAAATTGTTGATTTCCTTGTTGTTGAAGGAAAACTTTCCACCTTCAATGCTATTAAAACCAGCAATCATACGTAGTAGTGTGGTTTTTCCGCAACCGGATGGGCCCAATAAAGTAAATAACTCTCCATCATGAATCTCAATGGAAAGATCTGGAATTACTATGGTCTCTCCATATTTTTTAACAGCATGTTCGATTGAAATATTCACGCTCATCTATTGGCTCCTTTGGTTTTTTTAACTAAGTCTATGTCCAGTTGTTCAGTAGATATTTCTCTGCTTCAACACACCAAAGTCCGTTATGAGCATCGATGATATCAGCTAAGATGCCAAAACGAATATCCTTGACAGATAAGGTTCGAAAATCCTCAATTGCGGTTAGCGGAAGGTCCAGATGGGTATAGATAAGTTTTTTCCCTCCAGGAATTTTAGGAAGGTTCAAGGTGGTCTCAGCTGCGCAGTTCAATCCACCAATATGTGTGATCATTACTGCAGGATCCAACTGTTTTTTTTCAGTCATTCTAAGGGATTCAAGCATATCATATGTGTTTCCACCTGTCGTGCCGATTACATGGGTTGAATTGTAGTGTACATCATAGAAATTCAAAGGTGCGCAGAACTGCTTATCAATAGGACCTGCAAAGAAATTCAAACATCCGTCTCTTCCTAGAATATCGGAACCTAATTGCACCACAGAGGCAATCGGCGCAAATGCAAAAACATCGTCAAATCCTAAGGGAGAGAAGCGACGTAAATAGTTGGCGACATCATCTATATTGGAAGTATTGATAAATTCTACTCGTACGCCACACTCTTGTGCTTCTTTTTCAAATAAGAATTTTGCTCTCGAAAGTCTTTTTGAATTTATATCAGTCAATACAATTAGCGAAGGCCGGTGTTCTGAATGAATTGCATATGTCAAAGCGCCCAATCCCATTGGCCCGGCGGCAGCCAATAGGGCAATGTTTCCTCCTTGTTTAATACCCATTGTGTGGGCATAAACTCCCATTTCTGTATGGAAACATGCATGAAATGCACCAATGCAGCATGACATCGGTTCTGCTAAAGAGGCTTCAAAATAGGCCTCACCTTTATATTCCAATAGACATCCAAGTTCCATAACTTCAGGAGGAAGTATGCAGTAGGTTGCATCTCCTCCGCAAAACTCATATGAATAACCTGGAGACCACATGGTTCCCTTATAATTTAAAGCTGGTTGCAAGGTGAATTTCATACCAGCCTTGAACTGGTCTTTATATTTCTCACCAACCTCTACGATATCACCTGCAAATTCATGACCTGTAATAGCTGGATGTTGTGCAACATCAGAATGGACACGTTTGTGTTTGGGGCCTAAAATCGCACATTTGTAAGTTGACATACAAATACTATCGGAAACAACTTTCACTAATATTTCATCATCGTTGATTTTTGGCAACTCA
The sequence above is a segment of the Sphaerochaeta pleomorpha str. Grapes genome. Coding sequences within it:
- a CDS encoding sulfide/dihydroorotate dehydrogenase-like FAD/NAD-binding protein, coding for MNKILSKKKLSAEVFRMVIEAPEIAEARKPGQFIILQMGGDFNERIPLTIADANAKEGSITLIFQAVGETTHRLAMLEVGDEIENLLGPLGKPTDIENFGKVVCVGGGIGVAPLHPIVQGMKAAGNEVKVIMGARTKDLIIMEEEMRSIADEVIICTDDGSYGQKALVTVPLKELCETWKPDCVVIIGPPIMMKFAALTTKPYGIHTIVSLNTIMIDGTGMCGGCRVSIGGKTKFVCVDGPEFDGHLVDWDNMLLRLGTYKSKEQEAHHKCHIGLHITEGEA
- the gltA gene encoding NADPH-dependent glutamate synthase; this encodes MHVSIEELDLQAKEVLKKFDNVTLTAKDRGQIPMQEMPTQDPSVRVTNMQEVALGYTDSQVRAEALRCLQCKNKPCIQGCPVSIDIPGFIAEAAKGNYEKSVDIIKQSSLLPSICGRVCPQESQCQKYCTVGKIYKDVDQSVSIGRIERFVADYARENGCETIPPVAPETGKKVAIVGTGPAGIAAAADLRREGHTVVMFEALHKAGGVLVYGIPEFRLPKKIVQHELDNLKEMGVEIRRNYLVGKTRKISDLMEKDGFDAVFVGSGAGLPKFMGIEGENYIGVFSANEYLTRSNLMKAYSIGDSLTPLYDSKKVAVFGGGNVAMDAARTAKRLGAEEVSIVYRRTEFEMPARKEEVGHAKEEGVNFMFLHAPLEIVANEQGRVNGVKLIACELGESDASGRRSPVEIPGSEKLYDFDTVIVAIGNASNPLIKATTDGIEVDRRGNFIVNEDTCETTLPGVYAGGDIVLGAATVILAMGQGRKAAKAMNEYLSTK
- a CDS encoding PTS sugar transporter subunit IIA gives rise to the protein MIIHSDCQSVICQLQENDKKKAILEVIDSCSIFQSLPDVERFKRGVLRRERIETTGIGHGVAIAHGKILGLDSVKIALGLSTKGIDFASKDGLPVHLLFVIASSPSIQIEYLRALSAILQSVRTEQVREHLLALKDLGHDERCERFFSMMSSQNFVWLCKTQKD
- a CDS encoding 5-formyltetrahydrofolate cyclo-ligase, encoding MVTKKELRILLQKEALDNKDHDFSEEDNASIEALLACDEYKNATSVFAFVPLPSEVNINKFLDIAVKEKRLALPRCLDEGLMEFCLAEKVWNKGLVRSSRNIAEPICEHIIEPDEHSIILVPALAFSKLKQRLGRGMGYYDRFLNRYPSVMTIGICRRYQFFDDIPVEKFDKNVNKVLVNGIFY
- a CDS encoding energy-coupling factor transporter transmembrane component T family protein, which produces MAEAMIFHFRDRKSFLNASNPVTKFGCVIALCFPLVKAPLITALVLLTPLILLALLQRLPVRSYGRELKFFGFMALLIALTTFFSTHDAQQAAAACVRFFAIILSGMLLADSTAPDDLARSLGSILERIPFVKGWEIASSIELTLSLVPIIFDVTEQVTAARKSRQARTGNPIRTLSDLGGSIFSLLLDRSEDLASALDARAFDPGRERQTLGYGKPDGILLVATILLVIAGYML
- a CDS encoding energy-coupling factor ABC transporter ATP-binding protein, translating into MTQQQEPILQVHNLSFGFEKNKPILKNISFSIEKGAFVLLTGPNGSGKSLLLKCVKGLLKPTEGTVTIEGQDVTRAPKKRLDSIGLVFQDADSQIVGQTVERDILFGVENLRLPQEEQMRRLEEVGTLMGLKEQFKQRPRTLSGGEKRRLSIAGVLVMDPKLLIMDEPFANLDYPSVLQVIKTLLKLHEAGHTIILVSHEVEKILAYTDQTILLEKGSVIADGKAIDILPLLPEHGVYVPLQAKIEELTWLKQ
- the pfkB gene encoding 1-phosphofructokinase, whose product is MIATVTFNPSLDYVISVDSFILGALNRTNTEKIFPGGKGINVSIVLHALGIDTIAYGFEAGFTGTALTHLLHQRRIQADFIQVANGFTRINVKIRTANTESEINGRGPEIDKKDIELLYAKLDLLSEADCLVLAGSIPPMVPQTIYEDILCHLQGKKIKTIVDATNHLLLNVLPYHPFLIKPNDIELGEIFGVKISGIADSITYGKKLQDSGAKNVLVSLGKKGAILIDEFGTVHQCDAPKGKVLNTIGAGDSMVAGFLAGYLKTGDYKQALRMGVCAGSASAFSYDLASRQDIETLLCNMNQQSPVNDGKMLF
- a CDS encoding extracellular solute-binding protein; this encodes MRKKMLAISLIFVMALGFAFANGTNESKTPITTTDRPDWAKGVDEVTGTLTVYTTMEETQQELLLKLWKECYPKCKIEIVADSVGTLATKIRSDATSGADVVIGGMFAADGEKYHDILQPYTSTLDKEQGFHDPSEYYTFYDVQVMCLVVNPNVLKQLGVSVKGYKDLLQPALKGKIILADPSASSSGWRQLQTILAVMGDKFDDEKGWTYVKQLMENSFSTNSSKDVYNLVNEGEYAVGLSYESTPAGIIAGGGATMQIIYMNEGNTAMPGGAAIVKDAPNLVAAKAMIDLLASTDFQNMRTDLAGRGSNKLCKPSSLPNSDTLGLVDLDYEYLMKNKTKMTDHWNQLWAEVNR
- a CDS encoding ABC transporter permease: MKIMKRHKLFEFWNMTSFGILALFVVFLVFPIAGLLKEAVVTSDGRFSLDAFARFFGKSYYYSTIFNSFKIAFFSMALCLLLGIPFAYFYSFYKMKGRKLLFILCLLCTMSAPFIGAYAWILLLGNNGLLTNLLKTIGINNVSIYGFGGIVLVQTMKLFPLVVIYMNGAFRDVDNSLMEAAESMGCKGVNRFFKILITLTMPTILAAALLVFMRSFADFGTPLLIGRGYTTFPVLIYNEYLGENGADYHFASAISIIAVIVTGFFFLLQKIATSKFKFTISAMHPIEQKECHHASGILMHIYCYALVAISMLPQLYIIYMSFRKYNNSILLNGYSLVNYQKAFSKNLLRATNNTLIISIFTLAIIVVLAVLIAYLVVRKGNAISNLIDTISMLPYIMPGAVIGIALVIVYSHKPFCIAGTLVIMVIALAIRRLPFTSRSATAAMMKISPSIEEAALSLGASKLKSFVKITVPMMSSGIISGAVLSWVSIITEMSSGVILYNNRTITLTIGTYVAINNGIYGVAAAFATVTTILTIICLMVYLKFTKIENVRM
- a CDS encoding ABC transporter ATP-binding protein, whose protein sequence is MSVNISIEHAVKKYGETIVIPDLSIEIHDGELFTLLGPSGCGKTTLLRMIAGFNSIEGGKFSFNNKEINNLEPDKRNIGMVFQNYAIFPNMTVRKNVEFGLRSRKVPADITKRETDKFLKLVHVDEYADRMPDRLSGGQQQRVALARALVIQPDVLLMDEPLSNLDAKLRVEMRSVIKAIQKNVGITTVYVTHDQEEAMAISNRIAVMKDGIIHQCGRPQDIYMRPADLFVATFIGKSNLLEGKLFQGNHGFELEFSNGYRISVDKIDPKKVSDENVLVSCRPEELIINTQPQEKCIKATIEDSIFLGLNTHYFVKLDTNEEAEIIKESDFESILPAGSQIFLNVNIAKINIFDATTGKSLMQDMDWMVKK
- a CDS encoding zinc-binding dehydrogenase gives rise to the protein MKARALRIHGASDLRIDEFELPKINDDEILVKVVSDSICMSTYKCAILGPKHKRVHSDVAQHPAITGHEFAGDIVEVGEKYKDQFKAGMKFTLQPALNYKGTMWSPGYSYEFCGGDATYCILPPEVMELGCLLEYKGEAYFEASLAEPMSCCIGAFHACFHTEMGVYAHTMGIKQGGNIALLAAAGPMGLGALTYAIHSEHRPSLIVLTDINSKRLSRAKFLFEKEAQECGVRVEFINTSNIDDVANYLRRFSPLGFDDVFAFAPIASVVQLGSDILGRDGCLNFFAGPIDKQFCAPLNFYDVHYNSTHVIGTTGGNTYDMLESLRMTEKKQLDPAVMITHIGGLNCAAETTLNLPKIPGGKKLIYTHLDLPLTAIEDFRTLSVKDIRFGILADIIDAHNGLWCVEAEKYLLNNWT